Below is a genomic region from Methanomicrobia archaeon.
CAGGTTGGCCACCGCCCTCCGGGAAGAAGAGCGTCTTATCCAGCACAACAGAATCATCAACCACAGCGAGAACCGTAGCTTCGAACGCTAAAGCTGAAGGCTCCTCATAATACAGCTTTATCGTCGCCGGAATTGTCTTCATCTTCTCTCTCATACCTTCTACAGAGGGCTCCACCTCCTCCTTCTGTTCCTCACTGTGCATACGAGCGACCAGCGTGTAAAAGTCCTCGGGAATATCCACGCGTACTTCATTCCCTGATTTCGTGTTCTTCAAGGTGGATACCACGTCTTTCACAAATTCCGGCGGTAGACCGTGCGTATCGTATAAATTAATGAGCTGGTCAATGGGTACTGTTTGCTCTGGTTTATTTTTATATTCCGTAACGAGCTGCTTTATGATTCGCTCGCCTTTTACGAGTGTCTCGTTATATCGCTGCTGCTCGAGCGAGACGATTTCGACGATTCGATCTATCGCTCGGAGCAACTCAGGGAAAGAGTTTCTGAGCGTTTTTATCTGCAGGAGTATGATCTCTTCCAGCGGAGTTTCTATTTCGAGCGATTTTAACATCCGGAACGCTCGTCGTAAGACCAATCGCGCCAGATAGCCCTCTTTCGCATTGGAAGGCACGATGCCATCGGCGAGCATGAACGCCAGGCATTTTGTATGATCGGCAACCGCATAGATTGTTTCTATTGGCCCCACTATGGCTTGAAGTTCTTCAAGTGAGATACCCAACTGCTCTGCTATCGCGACCCGGCTCAGAGCGCCGGACCAACTCGCCTGCTTTAAAATCAGCTCGGGATGTGTCTCTAACGGATGCTCGATTCCCGCGGCGTTTACCAACTCACGTATCACGTCCGGAAACATCGCGTCATAGACCGTCGGCGTGCCTTTAGAAGCCCAAACAAAGCGCTCCAGCCCGTAGCCGGTGTCCACGATGTACGTGTCCATCTTATGATACGGTTGACCTCCCAAGTGTATGTCACCGCGCGGGGATCGCTCGAGATCCATGAAGACAAGTGTGGCAAGCTCTAATCCGCCGGAGATGACTTCGAGACACGGTCCCGCATTGCCGCCTCCCATCCACGGCGCTTCCTTATACGTTACACTCTCCGTAGCCACGCCAACTTGCTGCAAAAACTCATCGCAGTACCTCACGGTCTCGTTCTTCCAGTATATCTCTTCCACGCCTCGTTTATTGAAGGCGTGATGGCCCATCATCTCGAAAGCGGTTAAGTGACGACCGCTCTTACCTATGGATTCGAGGTCTTCAAGCCGTATACAGGGTTGCGAGATGACGAGCGGGTTCGCAGGCGGTGGGACTTTGCCGGACGTTACAAACGGTTGAAAATCAGCAATCGAAGCGATGGTGAGATAAATATCGTCGCGCCAGCGCGCTACTACCGGATACCTGCTCAGTCGTGTGTGAGAACGCTGCTCGAAGAAGGAGAGGAATGCTTCTCGTACCTCATCCGGACTTCGCTCTTTGAAGATGGGCGAGCCAATAAACGAATAAATCTCACAGGGGGCATCGCCGCACGTCGCTCTCTCACCGTCACGAGCCCAGAAGTACGAGCCGCACTTCTCGCAGTGCTTCCTTGTGAATCCGTTCTCCTTGAAGTATTCCAGTGCGTAATCCTCGTTCTTCATTTTTTTCTTATGCAGATGGGGAAGCGAGACTTAAAAAGCTTTTTGTTTTCTTTCTTCACGACCGTTCGCTTCCGTCTCTTCGGTCTTCGTTTAGCAGTGTGAAGGGAGGGATGACAGCTTGTCATGGAATGAATAAGCGATAAACTAC
It encodes:
- the alaS gene encoding alanine--tRNA ligase yields the protein MKNEDYALEYFKENGFTRKHCEKCGSYFWARDGERATCGDAPCEIYSFIGSPIFKERSPDEVREAFLSFFEQRSHTRLSRYPVVARWRDDIYLTIASIADFQPFVTSGKVPPPANPLVISQPCIRLEDLESIGKSGRHLTAFEMMGHHAFNKRGVEEIYWKNETVRYCDEFLQQVGVATESVTYKEAPWMGGGNAGPCLEVISGGLELATLVFMDLERSPRGDIHLGGQPYHKMDTYIVDTGYGLERFVWASKGTPTVYDAMFPDVIRELVNAAGIEHPLETHPELILKQASWSGALSRVAIAEQLGISLEELQAIVGPIETIYAVADHTKCLAFMLADGIVPSNAKEGYLARLVLRRAFRMLKSLEIETPLEEIILLQIKTLRNSFPELLRAIDRIVEIVSLEQQRYNETLVKGERIIKQLVTEYKNKPEQTVPIDQLINLYDTHGLPPEFVKDVVSTLKNTKSGNEVRVDIPEDFYTLVARMHSEEQKEEVEPSVEGMREKMKTIPATIKLYYEEPSALAFEATVLAVVDDSVVLDKTLFFPEGGGQPADTGSLTVVQQNGEERAEPVRVVDVQEVEGVILHKLEDGTLSTGSKVSGRVDPKRRTAHKKHHTATHIVVCAARKVLGDHVWQAGAQKGEKRARIDIAHFKRISDAERKEIEMLANQIVMDNLEIHTGFVDRTEAERKYGSRIYQGGVPVGEKIRIVRIGEDEDVQACAGTHLSKTGECGPIKILRIERIQDGIERLEYAAGEAAIEAIQAQEDLIKQSATVLKVPPEKLPSVAERFFEEWKELRKENERLQGEIAELELERLQGQAQEIEGVHVIAAVVPEPTPKALRSISSQLAEQGNTTMLVSGSSGSCVYEVPAQLSDRINANEWLQHVSQRYGGGGGGTATLAQGGGVKIELVDKALDEGLRYVKEKLSKEKIETDII